A genomic stretch from Nodosilinea sp. E11 includes:
- the tnpC gene encoding IS66 family transposase — protein MKDLPPLEGLSSKEKDALIRELWQMVQALQADVERLKGKRPKKTSRNSSLPPAKGFKPNSEGSKPSQSERTASVGRAGGGRDLSASPDQVVVTRVNRCPHCGSEVERAHQQLKAVYERIELPQVRPQVTRVERYGGQCACCQQSYEAPVPVRLEPGSPFGQSIASVLTYLRYGHAVSYQRLSQLMGDLYGVTISEGAIANLLQRVRTQLAAPVAQIVERLRRARLVCSDETSARLNGRNQWEWVFQNEQVCLHVIRPSRGKAVIDETMAGHRPQVWVSDLFSAQKAHPAEQWQVCLAHQLRDCQYAIDAGDDLFAPRMKRLLLRAIAVNRRRHQLAESTLQQYRSRLRGSLREILNLKPKSLEGQQLLKRYVKIREHLLLFLDDETVPPTNNASEQALRWSVVFRKVTHGFRSDWGAELFAQVRSLVNTARRQGMSAFEAISRALTSNQADWLLS, from the coding sequence ATGAAAGACCTGCCGCCACTAGAAGGCCTCAGTTCTAAGGAGAAAGATGCTCTAATTCGAGAGCTGTGGCAGATGGTGCAAGCGTTGCAGGCAGACGTCGAGCGGCTTAAAGGCAAACGCCCCAAGAAAACGTCGCGCAATTCGAGTTTGCCACCGGCGAAAGGATTTAAGCCTAACTCAGAGGGTTCTAAGCCAAGCCAAAGCGAGCGAACGGCGAGTGTGGGTCGAGCGGGAGGTGGCCGAGACCTGAGCGCATCACCTGACCAAGTGGTGGTAACACGAGTGAACCGTTGCCCTCATTGTGGCAGCGAGGTGGAGCGTGCCCATCAACAGCTCAAAGCGGTGTATGAACGGATTGAATTACCCCAGGTTCGGCCCCAGGTGACTCGGGTCGAACGCTACGGCGGGCAATGTGCGTGCTGTCAGCAGAGCTATGAAGCTCCCGTGCCAGTCAGGTTAGAGCCTGGTTCGCCCTTTGGTCAAAGTATCGCCAGTGTACTGACGTATCTGAGGTACGGTCATGCGGTGAGCTATCAACGGCTGAGCCAACTGATGGGAGACCTGTACGGGGTGACAATCTCGGAAGGCGCAATTGCGAATCTGCTCCAGCGGGTTCGAACCCAACTGGCCGCGCCAGTGGCACAAATTGTCGAGCGTCTGCGCCGTGCCCGTCTGGTGTGCAGCGATGAAACGAGTGCTCGCCTCAATGGTCGTAATCAGTGGGAGTGGGTGTTTCAAAATGAGCAGGTGTGCCTGCATGTGATTCGCCCCAGCCGGGGGAAAGCCGTGATTGATGAGACGATGGCCGGGCACCGCCCCCAGGTCTGGGTCTCCGATTTATTCAGTGCGCAAAAGGCCCATCCTGCTGAGCAGTGGCAAGTCTGTCTGGCCCATCAACTCAGGGATTGTCAGTATGCCATTGACGCAGGTGATGACCTGTTTGCCCCTCGGATGAAGCGGTTGTTACTGCGCGCGATTGCCGTGAACCGACGACGACATCAGTTGGCTGAATCAACCCTTCAGCAGTACCGGTCTCGATTGAGAGGCAGCCTACGGGAGATCTTGAATCTGAAGCCCAAGTCCCTCGAGGGTCAGCAATTGCTCAAACGCTACGTGAAGATTCGGGAGCATCTGCTGCTGTTCCTAGACGATGAGACGGTGCCGCCGACCAATAATGCCAGTGAGCAAGCCCTGCGATGGAGTGTGGTCTTTCGCAAGGTCACCCATGGCTTTCGCTCCGACTGGGGCGCAGAGTTGTTTGCCCAGGTGCGCTCGCTGGTGAACACCGCTCGTCGGCAGGGTATGTCTGCCTTCGAGGCCATTTCTCGTGCCCTTACCTCAAACCAGGCTGATTGGCTACTGAGTTGA
- a CDS encoding IS1 family transposase (programmed frameshift), producing MDCPYCQSQQVVKNGRESLSDGTVLQRYRCKGCSKCFNDRTGTPMARLRTPSSVVATALNGRSEGLGVRATGRLFGTSHSTILRWEERLARQANTWSPPAPGEQAVTLEGDEVYTRVGENVPPASSQGWTIHFIERQSRYWVSAIAGHKDELLFQRGTQQAWQWAQACSYIRWFTDGEWRYAKALWDLASVYLVLRNSPSAYRTRKVWRYGLEVAMKVKGSQGLRRIVWVRPEHPYTAVSPLAEVHANHNEAHNAALRRRCSAYRRRQNLYAKTQDGLQRALDVQRIIHNWVRPHWGLGKQTTPTMAIGLYSRPLSTHELLGMRGFPCISS from the exons ATGGATTGTCCTTACTGCCAGAGTCAACAGGTCGTAAAGAATGGTCGGGAATCGCTCTCAGATGGCACTGTGCTTCAGCGCTATCGGTGTAAAGGGTGTAGCAAGTGCTTCAACGACCGAACCGGCACCCCGATGGCTCGCCTGCGAACCCCCAGTTCAGTGGTCGCGACTGCCCTCAATGGTCGCAGCGAAGGGCTGGGAGTACGAGCGACAGGTCGCCTGTTTGGGACGTCGCACTCCACCATTTTGCGCTGGGAAGAGCGGTTAGCCCGTCAAGCTAACACCTGGTCCCCCCCAGCCCCAGGCGAACAAGCGGTGACGCTGGAAGGCGATGAAGTCTACACTCGCGTGGGCGAGAAC GTCCCCCCCGCTAGCTCTCAGGGATGGACGATTCACTTTATTGAGCGCCAGAGCCGCTACTGGGTGTCAGCGATAGCAGGACACAAAGATGAACTGCTGTTTCAGCGGGGAACTCAACAGGCCTGGCAGTGGGCGCAAGCGTGCTCTTATATCCGGTGGTTCACTGATGGTGAGTGGCGCTACGCCAAAGCGTTGTGGGACTTAGCCAGTGTCTATCTGGTGCTACGCAATTCTCCGAGTGCCTATCGCACCCGAAAAGTCTGGCGGTATGGCCTGGAAGTAGCCATGAAAGTGAAAGGGTCTCAAGGCCTGCGGCGAATCGTGTGGGTAAGACCAGAGCATCCCTACACCGCCGTTAGCCCGCTAGCCGAGGTGCATGCCAACCATAACGAGGCTCACAATGCGGCCTTAAGGCGGCGATGCAGCGCTTATCGTCGGCGTCAAAACCTCTATGCTAAAACGCAAGACGGGTTGCAGCGAGCCTTAGATGTCCAACGGATCATCCACAATTGGGTTAGACCACATTGGGGATTGGGGAAACAGACGACTCCGACGATGGCAATCGGCCTATACAGTCGCCCGCTATCCACCCATGAACTCCTCGGTATGAGAGGGTTTCCATGCATCTCCTCTTAA
- a CDS encoding IS701 family transposase: MTAPRMARPTVRFVDEYCESYRDLFVEVRSFEAFKHLHAGMISEAKRKSLPTIAKVAGLPNAQSLQQFLVNSPWQARDLRQRRIELILALVAGRKLVLVIDETGDRKKGHVTDYVKRQYIGNLGKVENGIVSVDAYGVLDNITFPLTFEIYKPKERLKAGECHRTKPAIAAAMVQDLCQLGFKFELVLADSAYGESGSSFVRTLHQLELPYVLAIRSNHAVLLPKEQRVRTNRWREYDRQFSDGKRETRFIREIVYGKRRAQRYWQLTTDRDVLPSASTWMVMTWVKGLSYKQVGDLYGLRNWVEYGFKQSKNELGWADFRVTDYTSIEKWWEIVMSAYLMVTLHTPPMRPKGTIPPEQDDSGVVLSFTHHSAWGAGNGWKNWLNNLRLILLPWVSSNLLKPWLKIFPIPKLEQGFQTLTGLMNLFPGASITNPQKLSSA, from the coding sequence ATGACAGCGCCCCGTATGGCCAGACCGACTGTGAGGTTTGTAGACGAATATTGCGAAAGTTACCGTGACTTATTTGTCGAAGTAAGAAGCTTTGAAGCATTTAAGCATCTGCATGCGGGGATGATTTCGGAAGCAAAGCGGAAATCGCTACCTACTATTGCGAAGGTTGCAGGCCTACCCAATGCCCAATCATTGCAGCAGTTCTTGGTCAACTCTCCCTGGCAGGCAAGAGACCTGAGACAGCGACGCATTGAGTTGATTCTTGCCCTCGTGGCGGGCCGCAAGCTAGTCCTAGTGATTGACGAAACCGGAGACCGTAAGAAGGGACATGTCACGGACTATGTTAAACGGCAGTACATCGGCAACTTGGGCAAAGTAGAGAACGGCATTGTCTCAGTTGATGCCTATGGTGTCCTTGACAACATCACTTTTCCCTTGACTTTTGAGATCTATAAGCCAAAAGAGCGATTAAAAGCGGGAGAGTGTCATCGCACCAAACCTGCCATCGCCGCAGCGATGGTTCAAGACCTCTGTCAATTGGGCTTTAAGTTTGAGTTAGTTCTTGCCGATAGTGCCTATGGGGAAAGCGGGAGTAGTTTCGTTAGGACACTGCATCAATTAGAACTCCCCTACGTGCTTGCGATTCGCTCCAACCATGCTGTGCTATTGCCCAAGGAGCAACGGGTCAGGACCAATCGCTGGCGCGAGTATGACCGGCAGTTCAGTGATGGTAAACGCGAAACTCGTTTTATTCGAGAGATCGTTTATGGCAAACGCCGCGCTCAGCGCTACTGGCAACTAACGACTGACAGAGACGTTTTACCGTCGGCTTCAACCTGGATGGTTATGACTTGGGTTAAGGGTCTGTCTTACAAACAGGTCGGAGACCTTTATGGCCTGAGAAACTGGGTGGAATATGGCTTTAAGCAAAGCAAAAACGAACTCGGATGGGCTGACTTTCGAGTGACCGACTATACCTCGATTGAAAAGTGGTGGGAGATTGTCATGAGCGCTTATTTGATGGTCACGTTACACACACCACCGATGCGACCTAAGGGAACTATCCCACCGGAACAAGATGATTCAGGTGTAGTCTTGTCGTTTACCCATCATTCAGCCTGGGGCGCAGGGAATGGATGGAAGAACTGGCTCAATAACTTACGCCTGATTCTGTTGCCCTGGGTGAGTTCAAATCTGTTGAAACCTTGGCTAAAGATTTTTCCGATCCCCAAGTTGGAACAAGGATTTCAGACGCTCACAGGGCTCATGAATCTGTTCCCAGGTGCGTCTATTACAAATCCACAAAAACTTTCCTCTGCTTAG
- a CDS encoding tyrosine-type recombinase/integrase — protein sequence MGLRGYSTHSNRRNWATRLDKAGVRLKAIQDLGGWSSMAALQRYLDVAEEEKVEAITQL from the coding sequence CTGGGCCTGCGCGGCTATAGCACCCACAGCAACCGGCGCAACTGGGCAACCCGGCTTGATAAGGCAGGGGTGCGGCTGAAGGCGATCCAAGACTTGGGCGGGTGGTCATCGATGGCGGCGCTACAGCGATACCTCGATGTAGCGGAGGAGGAGAAGGTAGAGGCGATCACACAACTATGA
- a CDS encoding DEAD/DEAH box helicase, with amino-acid sequence MALTIPESIPSKSSEGEKALFNVLKTKLSEDFTVWYEPRLQGNLYPDFTILSPTFGLLIIEVKGWFAGNVIEAGEQFFRVKGRQGIESHQSPLRQAHGYFCTAAERFKGYPILRNPDGNYEGKLVFPVGTAAVMSNITEPQAHEEHIYNFLQQPQVAYRDELLEWENYSHEMLVQRLRDMFKVYFDFPALTLDQVNTIKGCLHPETVIKTKPAGPQSVPAGVTLPEGSTAVVPLDLDQERLARNMKDGHRLISGVAGSGKTLILLARAKVLANRLLDQRILILCFNITLAAHLRSLLHGDTMNPQYQDRIEVMHFHDWAKSILGRLPRFNNQDNYDEILGQHVLAALQQLPPEQHWDSILVDEAHTFTREWFECCAAGLKDPENGDLVVVSDGNQSLYNRAKFTWKSVGIKAQGRTMKLAQNYRNTREILEAAWMVVRNTDQDLTDDATFPTVEPKAALRQGQRPTLYQAGTRAKAVDVAVEQVQRLVMLGYSPSEIAILYRKNQDKALFNSMLKRLEALGLPVYWVTENQETKVNYSARKPGVRVITTLSALGLEFKAVLLLWVEQFEDCFAEALDVRSLARRQLYVAMTRAQDELHLVAGGNAAVVNALGKSEALDSKTNHSIEPQARQSKLSMQSK; translated from the coding sequence ATGGCTCTCACCATTCCCGAATCCATCCCATCCAAGTCCAGCGAGGGCGAAAAGGCGCTATTCAACGTCCTAAAAACCAAGCTGTCAGAGGATTTCACTGTTTGGTATGAGCCCCGCCTACAAGGCAACCTCTACCCCGACTTCACCATCCTTAGCCCCACCTTTGGCCTGCTGATTATTGAGGTCAAGGGGTGGTTCGCTGGCAACGTCATTGAGGCAGGGGAGCAATTCTTTAGGGTCAAGGGTAGGCAGGGCATCGAGAGCCACCAATCACCCCTTCGCCAGGCCCACGGTTACTTCTGCACCGCTGCTGAGCGCTTCAAGGGCTACCCTATCCTCCGCAACCCAGACGGCAACTATGAGGGCAAGCTCGTCTTCCCCGTGGGCACCGCTGCTGTGATGAGCAACATCACCGAACCCCAGGCTCATGAGGAACACATCTACAACTTCCTTCAGCAGCCCCAGGTCGCCTACCGGGATGAACTACTGGAGTGGGAGAACTACAGCCACGAGATGCTGGTACAGCGGCTGCGGGATATGTTCAAGGTCTATTTCGACTTCCCAGCGTTGACGCTAGACCAGGTGAATACGATCAAGGGCTGTCTGCACCCCGAAACCGTTATTAAAACTAAGCCTGCTGGCCCCCAGAGCGTGCCTGCTGGTGTGACCCTGCCCGAAGGCAGTACCGCCGTTGTGCCCCTCGACCTCGACCAAGAGCGGCTGGCCCGCAATATGAAGGATGGCCACCGGCTTATCTCTGGAGTGGCTGGTTCTGGCAAAACCCTGATCCTTCTGGCTCGTGCCAAAGTGCTGGCCAACCGCCTACTCGACCAGCGCATCTTGATCCTGTGTTTCAACATCACGCTGGCCGCCCACCTCAGGTCGCTCCTCCATGGCGACACGATGAACCCCCAGTACCAAGACCGCATTGAGGTCATGCACTTCCACGACTGGGCCAAGTCAATCCTGGGCCGACTGCCTCGCTTCAATAACCAGGACAACTACGATGAAATCCTTGGTCAGCACGTTTTAGCCGCCCTCCAGCAGCTCCCCCCAGAACAACATTGGGACTCCATTTTGGTAGATGAGGCCCACACCTTCACCCGCGAATGGTTTGAGTGCTGCGCTGCTGGTCTCAAAGACCCAGAGAATGGCGATCTAGTGGTGGTTTCCGATGGCAACCAAAGCCTCTACAATCGGGCTAAGTTCACCTGGAAATCTGTCGGCATCAAGGCCCAGGGCCGCACGATGAAGCTGGCTCAGAACTACCGCAACACCCGCGAGATTCTAGAAGCCGCCTGGATGGTGGTACGCAATACTGACCAAGACCTCACAGACGATGCCACATTCCCCACCGTTGAGCCTAAAGCCGCCCTGCGCCAGGGGCAACGACCAACCCTCTACCAAGCTGGCACTAGAGCCAAGGCTGTAGATGTGGCAGTGGAACAGGTGCAGCGCTTGGTGATGCTGGGATACAGCCCCTCAGAGATTGCCATCCTCTACCGGAAGAATCAGGATAAGGCTCTGTTTAACTCCATGCTGAAGCGCCTAGAAGCCCTGGGCCTGCCGGTCTACTGGGTCACCGAGAATCAGGAAACCAAGGTCAACTACAGCGCCCGTAAGCCAGGGGTGAGAGTGATCACTACGCTATCGGCACTAGGCCTGGAATTCAAGGCGGTGCTACTGCTGTGGGTCGAGCAGTTTGAGGATTGTTTTGCTGAGGCTTTGGATGTGCGATCGCTGGCGAGAAGGCAACTGTATGTGGCCATGACCAGGGCACAAGATGAATTGCATTTGGTGGCTGGAGGGAATGCTGCCGTGGTTAATGCGTTAGGAAAAAGTGAAGCACTGGACAGTAAAACCAATCACAGTATCGAACCCCAAGCTAGACAGTCAAAACTCTCGATGCAATCAAAATAG
- a CDS encoding endonuclease/exonuclease/phosphatase family protein → MADLTADEWSKVNAILASDPYKYGIPRRTYGSAVLGSFNIRKLGKASSRSTNTWDFLAHICKHFDLLSVQEIMGDLEGFEKLVSLMGPEYRSVVSDKTGQFPGEQGLGERLGFIYNRNLIHLGNIISDISYDRTKVLKTIVDNYKVLVETATPYVKYLQARDAWQENPTGPEPKAPKVQIPVFLNFIRQPFSASFEIVGHPETKPYQIMAVNAHLYFGNSVEDRRQEFDALMEWILGGVQEKDNTSFPNFILMGDLNLCFSNPARDRPRIERHIKTFNQNMQAAGSGINVNFPFLDIHKGFTEPFRTNARLSETFDHIGLFSHDPRLPSYDKNPEMGPEPPQGPDYGVVNFVELFREALEVPPIESLTNQDKKDFFRKFEHEVSDHLPIWLRLPLPEV, encoded by the coding sequence ATGGCTGATTTAACTGCTGATGAATGGTCAAAGGTTAATGCTATTTTGGCAAGCGATCCCTATAAGTATGGCATTCCTCGGCGTACCTATGGCTCTGCTGTACTAGGGTCTTTCAATATTCGTAAATTAGGCAAGGCCAGCAGTCGAAGTACAAACACCTGGGACTTCCTCGCCCACATTTGTAAACACTTTGATTTGCTATCCGTTCAAGAGATTATGGGTGACCTGGAGGGCTTTGAGAAGTTGGTGAGCCTTATGGGGCCTGAGTATAGGTCTGTTGTTTCCGATAAAACTGGGCAATTCCCTGGTGAGCAAGGACTAGGTGAACGTTTGGGATTTATCTATAACCGAAACCTCATTCACCTAGGCAACATCATTTCTGATATTTCCTATGACCGCACAAAGGTTCTCAAGACTATTGTTGACAACTACAAAGTGCTGGTAGAAACAGCTACGCCTTACGTCAAGTATCTTCAGGCCCGCGATGCATGGCAGGAAAACCCTACTGGCCCTGAGCCGAAAGCCCCAAAGGTTCAGATTCCAGTCTTTTTGAACTTTATTCGTCAGCCCTTCAGTGCCAGCTTTGAGATAGTCGGGCACCCCGAAACAAAGCCCTATCAAATTATGGCGGTCAATGCTCATCTTTATTTTGGCAATTCCGTTGAAGATCGCCGTCAAGAATTTGATGCCCTAATGGAGTGGATTCTAGGTGGGGTACAGGAGAAAGACAATACAAGTTTCCCAAATTTTATCCTCATGGGCGACCTCAATTTATGCTTCAGCAATCCAGCGAGAGATCGACCTCGCATTGAGAGACACATTAAGACCTTTAATCAAAATATGCAGGCCGCTGGCAGCGGTATCAACGTAAACTTTCCCTTTTTGGATATACACAAAGGCTTCACTGAACCATTCCGTACCAATGCACGTTTGAGTGAGACATTCGACCACATTGGCCTGTTCAGCCATGATCCGCGTCTTCCCTCCTATGATAAAAACCCAGAGATGGGGCCTGAACCACCCCAAGGCCCAGATTATGGTGTCGTGAATTTTGTTGAACTCTTTCGTGAAGCCCTTGAGGTTCCGCCTATCGAGAGCTTAACTAACCAAGACAAGAAAGACTTCTTTAGAAAATTTGAGCATGAGGTGAGCGATCATCTTCCTATTTGGTTGCGACTGCCATTACCCGAGGTTTAA